tggatggcctgagggtgagtaaattttaagcatattttcatttttggtcaactactcctttaagtaatgttaacaaattgaaTCATATAGTAAAGAGTTGCCAAATAAAGAATAAGTCTATAATAAATACTACTGAAATGTGCCCATgaaatgtatgtgtattttgCATATTGTGCATTATACAAGTTAGTATTAATTCCACAGGTTTCCTTAGTAAACTATCATACATATCAGAATCATCCCTCATAACCTCTAATGCTCATattcaaaacaataataaacctGAATTCTTACGGGGCATCTTCACTTTTGCTCTTAGCCCTGACCAGCCCTTCACTGTCCTCGATGCTCTCTTTAATTAGACACTCCTTTAGGTTGGGCTGATTCCCGATATCAATCCCCTGCTCCTGGATGTCCTGCAGAAGAGCCTCCCAGCGCCTCTTGTCCTTCGAGATCTTCCAGGACAGCCTGACGTTGGATTGGAGGAGCGGGATGAGCAGAGGGTGCAACTGGTGCTGCTGCAAAGCCTCCTGGGAAGGCGCTAGGTCCTGCAGGGCTCGGTCGCAGTGTTCCTGAGCCTCACTGAGCTGTTCTAGTTCTTGAAAGCAGGTGACCAAGGCGGAGAGCGTGAAGAACCAATGAACCCTCTGGAGCTGGTTGAGCTGCAGGAGCTGATGGCATCCTAACTTCTCCTGGAGTCGCAGAGCATTGAGAAGAGAGCCCAGGGCGTCTTGGTACCGGCCCACTCGCATCAGCATCTGGCCCGCGCGCAGATCACCCAGGTAGAAGAACTCAAGAAACGTAGGTGTGATCCGTAGTTCAGGAAGGGAGTGAAGGTGGGTCAGATACTGCTCGAATGCCCGGCTGCGCTTGGCAATGGTCTCGGCGGCGAAGTTCTTGCGCAGCTTCTTGCGAGGGAAGAACACGCCATCCATCTCGTCTCCGTGGCGGCGGCGCAAGCGGCTGTGTAGACGCTCGAAGTCAGTGTAGCGCCGCGTGATGACCGCGGGAGTTTTGTCAAACGTCCC
This sequence is a window from Onychostoma macrolepis isolate SWU-2019 chromosome 23, ASM1243209v1, whole genome shotgun sequence. Protein-coding genes within it:
- the snx21 gene encoding sorting nexin-21; this translates as MASKLFDRLRRTLFKEGELPSETDGHGADDFPESSELEDDTDCVSARLGGTLCFEGDGVLDSEDAGDASGPDSDSDFFGESIDNACSSTETSPIGPSPKTSNMITRQLQENWRSSKTRCIPEKLIFEVTDASVVHDTNSKYVLYTIHVIHSGTFDKTPAVITRRYTDFERLHSRLRRRHGDEMDGVFFPRKKLRKNFAAETIAKRSRAFEQYLTHLHSLPELRITPTFLEFFYLGDLRAGQMLMRVGRYQDALGSLLNALRLQEKLGCHQLLQLNQLQRVHWFFTLSALVTCFQELEQLSEAQEHCDRALQDLAPSQEALQQHQLHPLLIPLLQSNVRLSWKISKDKRRWEALLQDIQEQGIDIGNQPNLKECLIKESIEDSEGLVRAKSKSEDAP